A genome region from Sphingobacteriaceae bacterium GW460-11-11-14-LB5 includes the following:
- a CDS encoding hydrolase, with protein sequence MEITLNLPPYALRLKNIFYLITLIVFLSSCGSRKYTVKSDTKASKAADAMANLQSKPLYRFITDWTGVKYRFGGLDKGGIDCSGFAFLLEKEIYGVTLPRISREQANVVRRKSIDNLKEGDLVFFSFGGNDVDHVGVYLNNGFFVHASTTRGVIVDDLTLPAYQRVLVKSGSVN encoded by the coding sequence ATGGAAATAACCTTAAACCTTCCACCTTATGCCTTACGCCTCAAAAATATTTTTTACTTAATAACACTCATAGTTTTTCTTTCGTCTTGCGGTAGCCGGAAATACACCGTTAAAAGTGATACGAAAGCTTCAAAGGCGGCAGATGCGATGGCAAATTTACAAAGCAAACCACTTTATCGTTTCATTACCGACTGGACAGGTGTTAAATACCGTTTTGGTGGTTTAGATAAAGGCGGAATTGACTGTTCTGGTTTTGCTTTTTTATTGGAGAAAGAAATTTATGGGGTTACACTTCCGCGCATTTCACGCGAGCAGGCCAATGTGGTGAGACGTAAAAGTATCGATAATTTAAAGGAAGGAGATTTGGTGTTTTTCTCTTTTGGTGGCAATGATGTAGATCATGTAGGCGTATACCTCAACAATGGTTTTTTTGTGCATGCCAGCACGACCAGAGGTGTAATTGTTGATGATTTAACTTTACCTGCCTACCAAAGGGTATTGGTAAAATCGGGATCGGTGAATTAG
- a CDS encoding cystathionine gamma-synthase, with protein MKPETLAIHASNLVKSITGDVTPPLNLSTTFFRDAEGGYPGGHMYSRVSNPNRSALENTVAKLEYGEDAAAFSSGNTCGLVLFQALKPGSHIIAPDDMYWGIKKQLLTIFNDSLEFDFIDQTDLDLIQASIRSNTKLIWIETPSNPLLKVTDIEEIAKIAKAKNITLACDSTFASPILQNPILLGADIVMHSSTKYLGGHSDVLGGILVTAKKDELWEKIKNIQQTGGAVPSPFDCFLLTRSIKTLAYRMKGHCENGKIIADYLNAHPNVEAVFYPGLESHPQHDIAKKQMKDFGGMMSFLVKGDVEAAHKVVNKVQLFAQATSLGGVESLIEHRYSVEGPDSKTPKNLLRISVGLEHADDIIADLAQALG; from the coding sequence ATGAAACCCGAAACCCTTGCTATTCACGCTTCTAATCTTGTAAAAAGCATTACAGGCGATGTCACTCCTCCTCTTAATCTGTCGACAACTTTTTTTCGCGATGCAGAAGGCGGCTATCCGGGCGGACACATGTATAGCAGGGTAAGCAATCCAAACCGGTCTGCTTTAGAAAACACTGTGGCCAAATTAGAATATGGTGAGGATGCAGCGGCTTTTTCTTCGGGGAACACCTGTGGTCTGGTTTTATTCCAGGCCTTAAAACCCGGCAGCCACATTATTGCGCCAGATGATATGTATTGGGGAATTAAAAAACAATTGCTTACTATTTTTAACGATAGTTTGGAATTTGACTTTATTGACCAGACCGATTTAGATCTGATACAAGCGAGCATCAGATCCAACACCAAACTGATCTGGATTGAAACGCCATCCAATCCTTTATTAAAAGTTACCGATATCGAAGAAATTGCTAAGATCGCGAAGGCGAAAAACATTACATTGGCCTGCGATAGCACTTTTGCTTCTCCAATTTTACAAAACCCAATTTTACTGGGTGCGGATATTGTGATGCACAGCAGCACCAAATACCTGGGCGGACACAGCGATGTACTCGGCGGAATTTTGGTAACGGCCAAAAAAGATGAGCTTTGGGAGAAAATCAAAAACATCCAGCAAACGGGTGGTGCGGTGCCTTCTCCTTTCGATTGTTTTCTATTAACCAGAAGTATTAAAACACTGGCTTACCGCATGAAAGGACACTGTGAAAATGGAAAGATTATCGCTGACTATTTAAACGCACATCCAAATGTTGAAGCTGTTTTTTATCCTGGATTAGAAAGTCACCCACAGCACGATATTGCAAAGAAACAAATGAAAGATTTTGGTGGGATGATGTCGTTCCTGGTTAAAGGAGATGTTGAGGCTGCCCATAAAGTGGTCAACAAAGTTCAGTTATTTGCGCAGGCGACCAGTTTAGGAGGTGTTGAAAGTTTAATCGAGCACCGTTATTCCGTAGAAGGCCCTGATAGTAAAACGCCTAAAAACCTACTCCGTATTTCTGTAGGTTTAGAACATGCAGATGATATTATCGCTGATTTAGCACAGGCGCTGGGTTAA
- a CDS encoding thioredoxin family protein — MKRLILMAFMLISGFAFAQTEGYKVGDVVKDFSLKNVNNKMVALADYKDAKGYIVVFTCNTCPVAKAYQDRISALNATYAAKGYPVVAINPNDAGAVPDESFQKMQALASEKKLNFPYLLDPDHVVTKQFGATRTPHVFVLNKTDKGNVVEYIGAIDNDPEEANSTKVEYVKNAVNELSIGKKPAIVSTKAVGCGIKWKKG, encoded by the coding sequence ATGAAAAGATTAATTTTAATGGCTTTTATGCTGATCTCAGGATTCGCATTTGCACAGACTGAAGGTTATAAAGTGGGTGATGTAGTTAAAGATTTCTCGCTTAAAAACGTAAACAACAAAATGGTTGCCCTGGCCGATTATAAGGATGCAAAGGGTTATATTGTTGTTTTTACCTGTAATACTTGCCCCGTGGCAAAAGCTTATCAAGACCGTATCTCGGCCTTAAATGCAACTTACGCCGCAAAGGGTTATCCGGTGGTGGCCATTAATCCAAACGATGCTGGAGCTGTTCCTGATGAAAGCTTCCAGAAAATGCAGGCATTGGCTTCAGAAAAGAAATTAAATTTCCCTTATCTGTTAGATCCCGATCACGTCGTAACCAAACAGTTTGGCGCAACCAGAACGCCACATGTTTTTGTGCTGAACAAAACCGACAAAGGAAATGTAGTGGAATACATTGGCGCTATCGATAATGATCCGGAAGAAGCAAACAGCACCAAAGTGGAGTATGTTAAAAATGCAGTAAACGAATTATCAATTGGTAAAAAACCTGCAATTGTATCAACTAAAGCTGTTGGCTGTGGTATAAAATGGAAAAAAGGTTAA
- a CDS encoding radical SAM protein, which translates to MNKIKISAVAYTNTKAFIYGLTHSDIINKIDLSLDIPSDCAAKVINGQVDIGLMPVAAIPLVPNANIVADYCIGSDGGVNSVFIFSEVPAREIKTVRLDSHSRTSNNLAKVLLKFHWKKEVEFTTDPTAKTDAFVLIGDRTFGKKDDFAYAYDMGEEWKNFTGLPFMYAAWVANKEISQEFKAEFNAALKFGLKHRKDVLKELPEVQNFDLEDYLYHRLQFDVTDDRRKALKLFLGYIEELEKVST; encoded by the coding sequence TTGAATAAGATTAAAATATCGGCAGTTGCCTATACCAATACCAAAGCTTTTATATACGGATTAACACATTCGGACATTATAAATAAAATTGATTTAAGTTTAGATATCCCTTCAGATTGTGCAGCCAAAGTGATTAACGGTCAGGTTGATATCGGTTTGATGCCAGTAGCGGCTATCCCTTTAGTTCCCAATGCCAATATTGTGGCCGATTATTGTATCGGAAGTGATGGAGGGGTGAACTCTGTATTCATTTTTAGTGAAGTTCCGGCCCGTGAAATTAAAACGGTCAGATTAGATAGCCACTCGCGTACATCAAATAATTTGGCTAAAGTATTGCTTAAGTTCCACTGGAAAAAGGAAGTGGAATTTACGACAGATCCGACTGCAAAAACGGATGCTTTTGTTTTAATAGGTGACCGAACTTTTGGTAAAAAAGACGATTTCGCTTATGCCTACGACATGGGTGAGGAATGGAAAAATTTTACCGGATTGCCTTTTATGTATGCGGCCTGGGTAGCCAATAAAGAAATCTCGCAAGAGTTTAAAGCCGAATTTAACGCGGCTTTAAAATTTGGACTGAAGCATAGAAAAGACGTTTTAAAGGAACTACCTGAAGTGCAAAATTTCGATCTGGAAGATTATTTATATCACCGGCTTCAATTTGATGTTACCGACGACAGAAGGAAAGCTTTAAAATTGTTTTTGGGATATATTGAGGAATTAGAAAAAGTAAGTACATAA
- a CDS encoding DNA mismatch repair protein MutS, with amino-acid sequence MAKDTNKETPLMQQYNAIKAKYPGALLLFRVGDFYETFGEDAIKTAQILGIVLTRRGTGPNGGALELAGFPHHSLDNYLSKLVRAGQRVAICDQLEDPKTTKTIVKRGVTELVTPGVAYGDNIVNQKSNNFLACVFFDKTQLGVSFLDISTGEFLIAQGNSDYIDKLLQGFKPTEVIFQKSKRQAFTENFGDRFYTFGLDEWPFTSDFGNETLMKHFEVSSLKGFGVERLQSGIVAAGVILHYLGETEHRNLQHISSIGRIEEDRYMWLDRFTIRNLELVNSPNDNAVTLFDILDHTCTPMGARLLQKWIIMPLKELKPIQERLGMVEYFVKHEELQGEFLSNIKQIGDLERLISKVGLQRVGPRELVALKRALYHIEAVKKLAADSKNPFLIKIADQLNPCLAIRERIERELQPDPPALLIKGNVIADGIDEDLDRLRKIAFGGKDYLVQIQKREAEATGIPSLKIAFNNVFGYYLEVTHTHKDKVPAGWIRKQTLVNAERYITPELKEYEDQILGAEEKIQAIEIRLYNELMYETASYIKPIQLDSFLIAQLDCLLCFAQLAAKNHYNKPKVTENKVLDIKGGRHPVIEKQLPVGQEYITNDVYLDTDSQQIIMITGPNMAGKSAILRQTALIVLMAQMGSFVPAKDAEVGIVDKIFTRVGASDNISSGESTFMVEMNETASILNNISDDSLILLDEIGRGTSTYDGISIAWAIAEFLHQHPTARPKTLFATHYHELNELANTMPRIKNFNVSVKEMTNKVIFLRKLVPGGSEHSFGIHVAKMAGMPTKLIGRANEILKKLEIDRTEGQSIKDSIKKVQNQAYQLQMFAIDDPVLVKIRDTLNNLDVNALTPVEALLKLDEIQRLIKN; translated from the coding sequence TTGGCTAAAGACACGAATAAAGAAACCCCGTTAATGCAGCAATACAACGCGATTAAAGCGAAGTATCCGGGCGCACTTTTACTATTTAGGGTTGGCGATTTTTATGAAACGTTTGGCGAAGATGCCATTAAAACGGCACAGATTTTAGGCATCGTATTAACCAGAAGAGGTACCGGCCCTAATGGCGGTGCTTTAGAACTGGCTGGCTTTCCACATCATTCTTTGGATAACTACTTATCTAAACTGGTGAGGGCAGGACAACGCGTGGCCATTTGCGATCAGCTCGAAGATCCTAAAACTACAAAAACTATTGTTAAACGTGGTGTAACAGAATTGGTTACGCCCGGAGTAGCTTACGGTGATAACATAGTCAATCAGAAATCGAACAATTTCCTTGCCTGTGTTTTCTTTGATAAAACACAACTGGGGGTTTCATTTTTAGATATATCAACAGGTGAATTTCTAATTGCACAAGGTAACAGCGATTATATTGATAAACTTTTGCAGGGTTTTAAGCCAACAGAGGTTATTTTTCAGAAATCGAAACGCCAGGCCTTTACCGAGAACTTCGGCGATCGTTTTTACACCTTTGGTTTAGACGAATGGCCTTTTACAAGCGATTTCGGAAACGAAACGCTGATGAAACACTTCGAGGTTTCTTCGTTAAAAGGTTTTGGTGTAGAACGTTTGCAGAGCGGAATTGTAGCTGCAGGTGTAATTTTACACTATCTGGGCGAAACCGAGCACCGTAATCTGCAGCATATCAGTTCAATAGGTCGTATTGAAGAAGACCGCTACATGTGGTTAGATCGCTTTACGATCCGTAACCTGGAGCTGGTAAATTCGCCGAACGACAACGCCGTAACCTTGTTCGATATTCTGGATCATACCTGTACGCCAATGGGTGCACGTTTGTTGCAGAAGTGGATTATTATGCCATTAAAAGAGTTGAAGCCTATTCAGGAACGTCTTGGTATGGTGGAGTATTTTGTAAAACATGAAGAGCTACAAGGGGAATTTTTAAGTAACATTAAACAGATTGGCGATTTAGAACGACTGATTTCTAAAGTTGGTCTGCAACGTGTTGGTCCGAGAGAATTAGTCGCATTAAAACGTGCACTTTACCATATTGAAGCCGTTAAAAAACTGGCTGCCGATTCTAAAAATCCTTTCCTGATTAAAATAGCGGATCAGTTGAATCCATGTTTGGCCATTAGGGAAAGAATTGAAAGGGAATTGCAGCCTGATCCACCGGCATTGCTGATTAAAGGAAATGTAATTGCCGACGGCATTGATGAAGATTTAGACCGTTTGCGTAAAATTGCCTTTGGTGGTAAGGATTACCTGGTGCAGATACAGAAACGTGAAGCAGAAGCAACCGGAATCCCATCTTTAAAAATTGCCTTCAACAATGTTTTTGGTTACTATTTAGAGGTTACACATACCCACAAAGATAAAGTGCCGGCAGGCTGGATCCGTAAACAAACGCTGGTAAATGCCGAGCGTTACATTACACCGGAGCTTAAAGAATACGAAGATCAAATTTTAGGTGCAGAGGAAAAGATACAAGCCATTGAAATCCGCCTGTATAATGAACTGATGTACGAAACAGCCAGTTACATTAAACCGATCCAGCTCGATTCGTTTTTAATTGCACAGCTTGATTGTTTATTGTGTTTTGCACAATTGGCGGCTAAGAATCATTATAACAAACCTAAGGTTACCGAAAATAAGGTGCTTGACATTAAAGGTGGCCGTCACCCGGTAATTGAAAAACAATTGCCTGTAGGGCAGGAGTACATCACTAATGATGTGTATCTGGATACCGATAGTCAGCAAATTATTATGATTACCGGACCCAACATGGCGGGTAAGTCGGCCATTTTAAGACAAACCGCGCTGATTGTATTGATGGCACAAATGGGCTCTTTCGTTCCGGCTAAAGATGCTGAAGTAGGTATTGTAGACAAGATATTTACCCGCGTAGGGGCATCTGATAATATTTCTTCAGGAGAAAGTACATTCATGGTCGAAATGAATGAGACTGCCAGTATTTTGAATAATATTTCGGATGATAGTTTGATTTTACTCGATGAAATTGGTCGCGGAACCAGTACCTATGATGGTATTTCAATCGCCTGGGCCATTGCCGAATTTTTACACCAGCACCCAACCGCGCGACCAAAAACATTGTTCGCCACGCACTACCATGAGCTAAACGAACTGGCCAATACCATGCCGCGCATCAAAAACTTTAATGTATCGGTAAAAGAAATGACCAATAAGGTAATCTTTTTACGGAAGCTGGTTCCAGGTGGCAGTGAACATAGTTTTGGTATACACGTAGCGAAAATGGCGGGGATGCCAACAAAATTAATTGGTCGTGCGAATGAGATCCTGAAAAAACTGGAAATAGACAGAACCGAGGGACAAAGCATTAAAGACAGTATTAAAAAAGTGCAGAACCAGGCTTATCAGTTACAGATGTTTGCCATCGATGATCCTGTTCTAGTGAAAATCCGTGATACGCTGAATAATTTGGATGTAAATGCGTTAACTCCTGTTGAAGCTTTGCTTAAATTGGACGAAATACAGCGATTGATTAAGAATTAG
- a CDS encoding aminofutalosine synthase MqnE: MNTTEQVEKILADTNLSTELQNIAHKVLHGERITFDEGVYLYEHAELGYLGVLANFIREQKHGDKTYFNRNFHLEPTNLCVYDCKFCSYSRLIKQKEEGWALTMEQMLDIVKKYDGEPVTEVHIVGGVLPQYDVAFYAALFTAIKQHRPDLHVKALTPVEYHYIFKKAKIDYATGMRLMKEAGLESIPGGGAEIFHPEIREQIAKDKCTGQQWLDIHEEWHKLGMRSNATMLYGHIEKYWHRVDHMEKLRELQDRTGGFQTFIPLKFRNQHNQMSNVPESSVIEDLRNYAIARIYMDNFDHIKAYWAMISRETAQLSLNYGVDDIDGTLDDTTKIYSMAGAEEQTPAMSTKELVNLIKQVGRKAIERDTLYNVVTDFEHVVFEEEKKPQYYKLPVVN; encoded by the coding sequence ATGAATACAACTGAGCAAGTTGAAAAAATATTAGCTGATACCAATTTATCAACTGAATTACAAAACATAGCACACAAAGTTCTTCACGGAGAACGCATTACCTTTGACGAAGGCGTTTACCTCTACGAACATGCCGAACTGGGCTACCTGGGGGTTCTGGCGAATTTTATCAGGGAGCAAAAACACGGTGATAAAACCTATTTCAACCGGAATTTCCATTTAGAACCGACCAATCTTTGTGTTTACGATTGCAAATTTTGCTCGTATTCCCGTTTAATCAAGCAAAAAGAAGAAGGATGGGCTTTAACGATGGAGCAAATGCTCGATATCGTTAAAAAATATGATGGAGAACCGGTAACCGAAGTACATATTGTAGGTGGCGTACTTCCTCAATATGATGTGGCCTTTTATGCTGCCTTATTTACAGCAATTAAACAGCATCGCCCCGATTTACATGTGAAAGCATTAACTCCTGTGGAGTATCATTATATTTTTAAGAAAGCCAAAATTGATTACGCAACAGGTATGCGTTTGATGAAAGAGGCTGGATTAGAATCGATACCAGGTGGTGGAGCCGAAATTTTTCACCCTGAGATCAGGGAACAGATTGCTAAAGACAAATGTACAGGCCAGCAATGGTTGGATATACACGAGGAATGGCATAAACTGGGTATGCGCAGTAATGCCACCATGCTTTATGGCCATATCGAAAAATACTGGCATCGCGTCGATCATATGGAAAAACTACGTGAATTACAGGATCGCACAGGTGGTTTCCAGACTTTTATCCCTTTAAAATTCAGAAATCAGCATAACCAGATGAGCAACGTGCCAGAATCTTCAGTGATTGAAGATTTAAGGAATTATGCCATCGCCCGTATCTACATGGATAATTTCGATCATATTAAAGCCTATTGGGCCATGATCAGTCGCGAAACTGCGCAGTTATCCTTAAATTATGGTGTTGACGATATTGACGGTACTTTAGATGATACCACCAAAATATACTCGATGGCTGGTGCTGAAGAGCAAACACCTGCAATGAGCACCAAAGAACTGGTGAATTTGATTAAACAGGTGGGCAGAAAGGCAATAGAACGCGATACTTTATACAATGTGGTGACCGATTTCGAGCATGTAGTTTTCGAAGAAGAAAAGAAACCGCAGTATTATAAGCTGCCGGTAGTGAATTAG
- a CDS encoding redoxin, translating to MRIFFIICLSLITYSVSAQVKLLKLDDLDKRMANGKDTTYVINFWATWCGPCVAELPNFEKLRLANLKKPVKVLLVSLDFKSKLQKEVIPFVLNNKINAEVFLLNEPDQQQYIERVDKKWSGAIPATLFVNKKSRHFYEKEFTETELKNTLLNLK from the coding sequence ATGCGTATATTTTTCATAATCTGCTTATCTTTAATTACTTATTCTGTTAGTGCGCAGGTTAAATTGCTCAAACTGGATGATCTGGATAAACGTATGGCCAATGGAAAAGATACAACCTATGTAATCAATTTCTGGGCAACCTGGTGCGGGCCATGTGTGGCAGAGTTGCCGAATTTCGAGAAATTGCGTTTAGCCAATTTAAAAAAGCCGGTTAAAGTGCTTTTGGTGAGTTTGGATTTTAAATCAAAATTGCAAAAGGAAGTGATTCCATTTGTGTTGAACAATAAAATTAATGCGGAGGTATTTCTTTTAAATGAACCGGATCAGCAACAGTATATTGAACGGGTTGACAAAAAATGGTCTGGTGCTATTCCGGCTACACTGTTTGTGAACAAAAAAAGCAGGCATTTTTACGAAAAGGAATTTACAGAGACTGAACTGAAAAATACTTTGTTAAACTTAAAATAG
- a CDS encoding histidine phosphatase family protein, with protein sequence MVKEIYIIRHGETELNRQGIVQGRGINSDLNDLGRAQAEAFYQTYKDIPFDKIYTSELKRTWQTVQKFIDAKLPWEKLSGLDELAWGIWEGQPNTELARDAFREMLQSWQDGDYTAHFEGGESVQDVYERLKQPMEVLMTRPEEKTVLLCMHGRAMRVFLCLLLGKPLSEMTEFPHQNTVLYKMGFEDGKFTVLEFNSAIHLDGLIIE encoded by the coding sequence ATGGTCAAAGAAATATACATCATACGCCACGGCGAAACGGAACTTAACAGACAAGGCATAGTACAGGGCAGAGGTATAAATTCTGACTTAAATGATTTGGGCCGGGCACAGGCTGAAGCCTTTTACCAAACGTATAAAGACATCCCTTTTGATAAGATTTATACTTCCGAATTAAAACGTACCTGGCAAACCGTTCAAAAATTTATAGATGCTAAATTACCCTGGGAAAAACTTTCAGGCTTAGACGAGCTTGCCTGGGGCATTTGGGAAGGACAACCCAATACGGAACTTGCACGCGATGCTTTCCGTGAGATGTTACAAAGCTGGCAGGACGGAGATTATACGGCTCATTTCGAAGGTGGCGAAAGCGTTCAGGATGTTTACGAACGTTTAAAACAACCGATGGAAGTTTTAATGACCAGACCTGAAGAAAAAACAGTTTTACTGTGTATGCACGGCAGGGCAATGCGCGTTTTCTTATGTTTGTTACTAGGTAAACCATTAAGCGAAATGACTGAATTTCCACATCAGAATACCGTGCTTTATAAAATGGGTTTTGAGGATGGAAAATTTACTGTTCTTGAATTTAACAGTGCCATTCATTTAGACGGTTTAATAATTGAATAA